The region CAGACCGACGAAGACGGGCAACTATCCTTTCTACTGCGACAAGAAACTCCTCTTTTTCAAGAGCCATAGGGAGCGGGGAATGGAAGGCATTCTCGAAGTGCGCGACTGACGAGTCTCCCCCTCTCTTTCACGTATCCGTCATTTTGTTATACTAGGTAACCTATGATCGTTTATCTGAAACTTCTCCACGGCCTGTACAACATTCTCATCTTCTTGTTTTTTCTCTACCAAGGCTGGCTCGGGTTCATAATCAGAAGGAGAAGGCGGAAGGATATGCCCCCTGATTTCACGTCGGTCAAGAGGCATAGGAAGTCGGGGCCCCTCCTCGTCGTACTCGGGTGCCTCGGATACCTTGCCGGTCTCGTTCTCGTTCTCGCGGACTCCGGCCATATCGTGAAATATCCCCTCCATTTCACCGGGGGTTCTCTTCTGGCGATTCTCCTTGTTGGAACACACTTCACGTCGAGAAAGATAAAGGGTCCGGATTCGCCGTTCAGAAACTCCCATGCCATAATCGGCGTCATGATCCTCTCCCTCTCCCTTTCCCAGATCTTTCTTGGGGTGAGGATACTCTTTTGAGGCGTTCCCGATTCTCGGCTGAGGCGGCGGAAGGCGCGGAACCATGGCGTCCGCTATCGCTCGAGTTGCCAGGGAAAACAGTACTTTGATATAATGCATAACCAGAACGTGCGGTGATTGCAGGGGCCTGCTCGCTGCTCGCCTGGATTGTACGCGGCGAAAAAGGCGGTGTAGCTCAGATGGTTAGAGCATGCGGCTCATATCCGCAGTGTCCGGGGTTCGATTCCCTGCACCGCCACCAACCCTCTCAGCTCCTGCTGAGAAGCCTCTCTTGAGAGTCTCTGACTAATCCTCTTTTATGCCCTTCTTTTGCCACTTTTTGTCATATTTGCG is a window of Thermodesulfovibrionales bacterium DNA encoding:
- a CDS encoding DUF4079 family protein, whose product is MIVYLKLLHGLYNILIFLFFLYQGWLGFIIRRRRRKDMPPDFTSVKRHRKSGPLLVVLGCLGYLAGLVLVLADSGHIVKYPLHFTGGSLLAILLVGTHFTSRKIKGPDSPFRNSHAIIGVMILSLSLSQIFLGVRILF